In Engraulis encrasicolus isolate BLACKSEA-1 chromosome 2, IST_EnEncr_1.0, whole genome shotgun sequence, the sequence ACTTCAACAACAACACGGAAATTACATTAGACAATACTCAGTGTGTTTCCGCTTTATTTagctatccccccccccctgcaaaaTAGTTTATTACTGTATGTACTATAATGTATAATTTGCTGTACATCTTTCTATGTGTTTTTCCACAATATCCCACAGGCttcatgtatacacacatgcaagctgtTTGCACCAGCCCAGAGGTCCTTGTCTTGGAGTCTCACAGGGACACTAATGACGACTGTCAGATTGAGATCTCGAAGTGCATTTGTCAcctagagacagacagggagggaggcactTTAACACAGATGCATAATATTTAATAACATTTTAATAAAAGTCACTTTACATCCACAATTTTTTTACAGTATCCATGATAACAGTAGACACTGAATTCACTTAAATGGACTAGAGCTAGGAATTGATTGAATTGAATTTCTGTAAGCAGAAGGGCAGCAGAGCTGGGGtttcaaactgaaatttacaATGGGCCAAAATCTGGGATAAAACaggatgaaatgtaattaaaaatggACAGAATTTGTGCAAAAATGCACTTCATGGTTTGTAATTAAAGCTAGGCAaatttagcctggctctcacgcagagccttcgtgcttcgtgcatcgttgtttaacttcgtgagctcgcacgaaggtctggaaatcttagacgaacccgaacggaatcagatatttcacagcctgtccaatcagaatcgcggggtggGATTGCGGGGCGggatatatacaagtcagtggttgaagtactttgtgataaaaaaaaagccatgtgaaatctccaatcaggttcaagctgttttgaacacacctatgcctttccagagctaagcgattgacaatgttcccattgcgtgagaaccaggttaaggcAAATTCCGTTTTCACACACATCATATACTAGGTTAGGGAGTGGGAGATTTCATGACTTGCCACATGCCCAACTAGCTTGGCCAAACTATTTCTTGTGACCTGAATGCAAGATTATAGGAAATAGGTGgtagtgtactgtatctgtgtcaaCACTACACATTTGAGTTGTTGTATACAACAGCTTCCTCATGCACCACTGCCAAAGACTACTTTAagactttacttaaagcccattctataATGTGTTATGACCATATTTATGATgaattataatgcacatcattATTCACattgcattatgactacactcataatgcttcatgacgTATTATATCAACAGTAATAACTTACAGTATACatttatatataaaataaataacaccCTTTTATAATGCATTATGTAAATAGAtatagttataactgttgatataatacatcatgaaTCATTATGAGTGTatccataatgcattgtgactaattatggTGTGCATTATAATTCCTTACAAATACGCTCATAATGCATTAAAAAATGGGCTTtaggtaaagtgttaccaagatgaCTTTTATCAGTTCTTAATTAACCAGATTCTGATTCAAACCCACATTTCATCAAGAGCTGTCCATAACAGTGTGAACAGCACACAGAATGGAACCATGTACACAAAGTGCAGTGCAAAACAGGGTCCACATCACCTGTAAACTGTGCCTCACTGGTTTCTGCGAGTGGTAATTTCCTGCAGTGAAATTAATGTAGCTGGTTGTGCCCTCAAATCTGTGTTCAAGAGAAAGCACATTGTGAAGTGATTGTGCATTCAGGTGGTTAAAGGGTACGTGGAGTCACAAGACAGACAACAGGTTGTTGGAAAAACATCCAGAGGACCATGTAAACCACAGGACATGGAAATAGGGGTAGCAAGgcaggtttgtttgtttgtttgtttgtttatttatttattttcccttgTAGGGGTCTGTGGTAGCTGTTCAGTTTTCAactttttttaacgtttttttttcacagcatgaATAAGAgaatcttttttatttattttttattttttttctatagGCCCGCTCCAATGGACCCCAACTTCTACATGTAACATAAATATAAAGACCTTACAAAGGTTACAAAGGAACCTAGGTCAAAAGTGAAGTAAGATGTTGGATGTGTCCAAACTGACTGTCcaaggactccctggcagaagagactgtagtctcaatgggacaatcctggctaaataaaggataaataaataaaaaaaatgacctGGTCGTAAGGACATAGATGCTGTATTTGGCTGCGATGTCCTTGGAGTTGGTCAAGTGGCTCCCATCAGCATGGTTTTCATTGTTACTGAAAGACGAAATAGGCAATTAGCTTTCGGTAACCCTCATTCATTgtgccatatactgtacagtatatacagtaggctgaCTGACCAACATGTAGAACATGCTCAATAAATGCTTGATACTGTACATTGGATGTAACATCAACAGGAGTAACCTGAAAGCCTGGGCCTGTATTGTGACTCTGTCTCCAAAATCATGGTTCCCATCAATCCCATATTGAAGCTCAAAGGTAGCCTGAGGAATACAAAGATAAGATGGGTCACGCACAATTACCAGCATTGAGATGATACAGACTAAACATAcagtagtctgtctgtctgtctgtctgtctgtctgtctctctctctctctctctctctctctctctctctctctctctctctctctctctctctctctctctctctctctctctctctctctctctcacacgcacgcacacacacacgcgcgcacacacgcgcgcacacacacacacacacacacacacacacactctctctctctctcacacacactctgtgtgtgtgtgtgtgtgtgtgtgtctgtgtgtctgtgtgtgtgtgtgtgtgtatgtcctccaCACCTTGTCGCCAGCTTTAAGGATGGGTGTGTTGATTCTGCAGTCAGTCTTCCCCAGAGAGACTTCATCCGTGCTGTCCAGAGAGGTGCAATCCACCCTGCCCTGCTCAGGACAGAGATATGACCGTTTAAAGTAGTGTTTCttaacgggggcggtacagccccccagggggcgatgagaaggatacagctgagtgggggcacgGCAGTTTCCATTGGGGGACattaatctattttatttttcaataactggcttatgatgaggtcaagggggtgttgagaggcttatgatgaggccagggggtgtttgttcaaagaACCTTTGGTTTAAAGCAACAATGCATAGTTTTTGGTCTTGGGTCGCCGCCCTACTGGTTGGAAACGTAATTGTTACTTATGCAAAACTGAGAAACACTTGGTTCAGTTATTGCTCACAAAGGACAGTACAAACAAATTCAATGACGTACCTCATTCCTAAAATatttttggaaacattatttcaaCATTTTTGTTAATAAGAGACACATGCCAGGTTTGTTTGCTGTgttaaacatgcagtgttaaacaAGCAGTTTATATACGCACAACTGAAATAAAGTAGCATCTTTCACTGAAATTCCCaatatctctttgtgtgtgtgtgtgtgtgtgtgtgtatgtgtgtgtgtgtgtgtgtgtgtgtgtgtgtgtgtgtgtcagggcttgacactggcacctgcaaccggccaaatgctggtaaaacctggctAAGGGGAAgtatctgagaacagctttgtcttgagtctagatttaaagctatcaatagtgggtgcatttttacgtcatctggaagctggttccaaagctttgcagcatagaagctaaaggctgcctctccacccgttgttttgacttttaaaatcaccagcaaattcttctccgttgatcttagtgacctggttggtgcatacagctgaaacatatccagtagatattcCATTTAATGATATAAAcacaagaagcattgccttaaaatcaattctgtagcttactgggagccaatgcagcgatctcaaAAGGTTGGGTTTATAGCATCACGATGAAGAGAAAAcaagaaacaatatcaaatttgtggctagtatagctgaatggctagagactcgggaaaaccactagcctcAACCAagcgttaatgtcaagccctggtgtgtgtgtgtgtgtgtgtgtgtgtgtgtgtgtgtgtgtgtgtgtgtgtgtgtgtgtgtgtgtgtgtgtgtgtgtgtgtgtgtgtgtgtgtgtgtgtgtgtgtgtgtgtgtgtgtgcgcgtcacctGTTTCTTGGTGACAGTCCTGTAGGAGAGGCCAGGGGGGTAGGAGAGAGACACACGGGTGCTGTAGgagtcttctcctctgttctctactGTCACCACAACAATCATATTCTCAGCAATGCCCACCTCAATAGTGGACAATCTGCAAGACCCAGACAACAGTGATCTCAAGAATAGAATTATTACTATGTACAAAAGTAGTTCTCTCATTGATGCAATACCCGtccaaaatgtaggctacagtatgatgGGGGATCTGGGCACGATTATACAAAACAAGTCTAAATAACCTCATTAGTGACATGGTGGCATAGGCTACTAAAACGTCAGAGTTAtgaagttttgtttttttctttttgtgcatATGACTGTTGGTTGCTCCAAATGACATGTTGCTATTTTGGGTATAGTGACACAAACTTTTAAAAATATagatttttttagggcttttttgcatttattttgacaggacactggcgaagagacaggaaatgagtggggacacagagagagggaagaatctgtaaatgacccaggccaaaatcaaacccaggtcccggcgtagtaacccagtgccctaccgttaggccacggcgggGCCGTAGTGAGTGACACAAACTTTCACTTTTAGACCATAGAGAAAAAGTGAACCACTTTTCCTTCGCATTGTATATATCCTGATGTAACTCAAATCAATTGTAGACCAGCTACAGTATGTCCTGCTGTCTACCGATAAAGCATCTATTTGGTGTACGTACCCAGGGAAGTCAATGCTGAGGTAGATATTGTCAATACAAACACGATCTGGTCCACAGTCCATTTCAAAGTTCAACTACGGTAGGAGAcagaatgaaacaaaataaaattaaaCATTTATGTGGAACGCAAGGTCTGAAGGGAGTGAGAAAGTCAAAGGAGACAAAGGAGAGGCAATGAGAGCGATGAATGGGAGCAACTGTGTAAATTCTAAGGGGAACATATCAATTTGTGCAATTCTGCCAATCCAGCTGACATCAAGAACACAAAAAGTGAACATTTGTAAAGCATTAGGGATCATATTTGAAGCAGAAAGAGACTCATACCATGTCTATAGTGGTGGTGGCAGAGCTGCTGTCCAGCTGTGGTTTTAGCTGGGAGGCCGCCTGGATGGGAAGACCATGGAAGAGAAGGGCCACCTCCACTACTATAGGGTTCACTACATCCACCGTCTGGCACTGCGGGAGGGTTAACAGGTAATTGTGTATCAAGGGAATGTGTGATAACAAAGACATAATTCTGTATCTCTTTGAGATAACATACTATTTCTAAATTACAACTCTTAATAACtcaaaacgtttttggaggattcaaggatttggatgaaactttgtggagttgttggcaatgacaaaaggaacaagtgattcaagtttggtggtgatccggatcacgatcctgATCCAggtattttttaaagattttaaaaaaattggagattccagtttctaactccacaaaaagaaggcagaaagtctTGAAaacaaatagggtgtaacatagtcaaatgtactatcaagcagcttccttggcggaagtctgcactcgctgagtgcatttctagttgtttttATTAAATTCTGGCTGAGCAAATAGCCATAGACTTGCCTGAACATGGAAAGGGAGATCAAAGCAGTTCTTATTCCCCAGCGATACTGTCACCGCTCCGCTCATTGTCTTCTCCTCACTCACTGAGGTGAAGAAAGCGCGAGGGATTGATCGGGTGGTGTCCAAGCTTAGTGTGTAGTTGATCTCTGCTTGTAGTCCTGGGAGATAGGACATACTCGGTCATCATTAGTGGTCAAGGGCTGTCAGAAAACATTTTAAGGTACATCAGGTATGTCATTTTTGTGATTCAATCAAGTTCATTGTATATGCAAATGTCCTAGGCCTCACTTAGAAAAGAGGTAACAATCATCCTCAACGTGACTACcatagtaaaataaaggagaaactAAAAAAATAACTAAAAGTGTACTGGTCAAATAAAAATTGATTCGAAACAAAACAAGTCACTCAAACTGCCTTTGTTCAATACAGTAGTGGTGGGTCCCTTGACAGTGGTTCTGTACCTGTGAACGTGTCGCTTGTGACCTTGGCCATGTTGAAGCACACGCTGGCTGTAATGTTCTCCACACCAGCACACTGAGAAACAGACGTCGGGATTATGGAGGGCTGGAATGACACGTCTGTTGCTATGGACACCAAGGGTCTTGACCTGTTACAGGAAGTAATtgtgtcatcgtcatcgtcaatCTCACTGTTGTCATCatccttatcatcatcatcatcatcatcatcatcatcatcatcaagcgtTGCTGtcatcgtcgtcctcctcctcatcatcatattAGCTCTTACCTCTCTCTCAGGCCTCTGCTTAGAGAAAGCCTTATGTGCATACTGAATATAACAGTAAGTACATGTCATGTTCAGCATTTTCACATGGCCACCCTTGGGCGCCACCATCTatcagcagggccactgacagttttggttGGGCCTAGGACAATTTTTTCTGAACTCACACCCAATACAGAGGACCCAAATCCCCCCTCCCCGCAGCCCTCTCCGTGAGCAACAACTTTTTTTGCCTGTGTTGGCTTCCCGGACTATCAGCAAATATGAAGTTTTGTCTCCACCTACAGGATAATTTGTGTATTGCCTTGTCGCCAAATGATGTTCATGCAAGCAGCAGTACATTACATGCGGTATCCTGTGCAAACATAGTGGTGATCAAATcaatacattcaatacattcaaGCAAAATATAGCGTTCTATCGGCATTATATCTAAGGGAACAAGCTACCGGCTGTTGCAAAAATAGATTCATCCTTTACTACCTTTAAATGcaaaatacaatgtgtgtgttggtgtgtgtgtgtgtgtgtgtgtgtgtgtgtgtgtgtgtgtgtgtgtgtgtgtgtgtgtgtgtgtgtgtgtgtgtgtgtgtgtgtgtgtgtgtgtgtgtgtgtgtgtgtgtgtgtgtgtgtgtgtgtgcgtgtgtgttttcacctgAGCAGCAGAACAGCTCCTTTGGACCCAACCGCAATGTCAGGCAGCCTGTCTCCACTCTGGTCCAGAGCAGACGGGGCCACAGTCCACCCAAAGAACCGCAGACCGGACCGCACTGATGAACCTACAATCCTCTGCAGTATAACAAAGTAAGTTATCATATATTACACTAATGTCTGAAAACGTAGTCAAGCAAATTAAAAACGATTAACATCAACCAATCAAACAACCAATTAATCAAGCAATCAATTAATCAGGCAACCAATAAGccaatctatcaatctatctatcctCACCTGTGAGTATGTGGGGTTGATGCCTCCTGTTCTGCCGTTGAAGATGTACAGGCTGCCCTGTCCGTTATCCTCCAGAGGGGCTCCCACAGCCACGTCCCTGATCTCATCCCCGTTCAGGTCTGCCAGGCTGGCCAGAGCCCAGCCgaacctccccctctccccatccagTCCCAGCAAGGTCCCACTCTCCTTTATCTCTATCACACGCTGCCCACAAAAAGAAAACATAGAACACTCTGAGTTTACTTCTCTGACTCAGGCATCACCAGTAAGCACAGGCTGTCACGTAAGGGAGCAGTCGACCATGCTTCCGTATTGAACCTccagtatgttcttctctgacctgaatTAAGTTCATACGCTCCTCTTTGGTCTTTGTGTGTGATCAGTCTGAAGTGCAGCATTACTTTCATTACTTTCTTTACTTTCCTGCTCTGCATGGACTAAGTTCTGTATTTACATATGCTTGCGTGCCCAGTAACTCAATCCAAGTGTTGTTACACAAATTGGAACGTGGCATTTTCAAATGGCATTTAACCATCTAACTATCCCTATTTTTGTAGACCTAttcattttgtaggatattaggGCCACATGATTGCAACACTTGATTACTTTGTTATTGCTCTTCTTTTCTGTTGTTGCTCGGTGGACTGAGTCAGTGTTGAGCTTGAATGGTTCTACAGATTGATATTGTAAAATGTTTGATCAATTTTTCACACGGCTCTCATCAGAGATGGGTGGAACCAAGTATTACTGCACAAAGTCAAGAGGGCTCTGAAGCCCAAGCCTATGTGCTACcaaaaaacacttcattattggtccACTGTATATTTATATTATCATATTGTAttgaaattgcacttttaaccaccgtattttcacattttctcaggggagcTAAGAACCTCTGAATAATGAAGGTTCTCTAACATCTTCGCTAAACCCTCAGTTCTTTTGGAAACTTGTGATTCCATGAAGGGGGCCTTGTGTTGTtgtttggcccaggggcccttgGGATCATAATGCATCTCTGGGTGGAACTGAACACACAAAACACTGGCGAGAGCGAGGTTAAGCACTTACGCTTTTTCAATCTACGGTGCATATACCTGTAGTATGGATGTTCCCCCAGCCTTCCTCATACCTTATTCCCGAATTTTAATTTATACTCAAAGACtgatccctccctcccctcttctgtgTGCATGGGGGCAGATGCCAGAATCAGGTCAGTGTTGGAGTCTCCATCCAAATCaaccacacacacctctgccccgAAGTAGGCACCTAtctggggctgagagagagagcaagagagagagagagacagagagacagagagagagaaatagagagagagcacacatagAGATACATAGAATCTAGAATCAAGAATCACTCGTCATGTAGCAAGATCTTTTTTACATTAAAATGTATTTCTGTAGTACCATCCATTTACCCCTGCTACgatatgtttttattttctttctttcgttcttttttgggggggtggggatgtTGGGTTTTATcttcagtagtaggcctatagtacagTGAAGTGTGGGAAAGGAggtgagtgggagacagagatggggaggatcaggaaatgacctcaggtcgtATTCGAACCCAGGACCCTGGCATTACAGGAGCAGTGCTGAGCCACTGCTACTAATTCtaatactactgctgctactagtcTATTATTGCCATCCACTACTACTCTTACTATCTCTACAACTCAATACCTGTGGCTGTGTGAAGGTCTTGCGTGTGCCATCAGGAGAGATGACCATGAGTAGGCCCTTGTGTTCGTATCTGGGGGCTCCCATTACAATGTAGCTCTGTCCCTGTCTGACCGCCACAGCCATGGAGTAGCCTGGAGAGGGTTTAGAGACAGTGCACATGGAAATGCAGAAACAAGTGTAGGTGAAAATTAGGTTTATGCacatgcataggcctattatttcaaAAAGCTAGTAGATGCATTTCCTATGAAGACAAAAGCCTTGTTGTCAGATccgcatataatataatataatataatataatataatataatataatataatataatataatataatataatataatatgattagggctgggactcgattataATTTtgaatcgaattaatctataggctttggaatTAACTAATCGagttaatcgcattttaatcacatttaaatatctgacttaagaacagttttgaataattacaataaataagcttcatctaaaaatattattcatttttaaaagaagagagaactcttcccAATTTccgcaggctgttcaccatcaggcgtaatacagcccaggtctaatccagaactatgtagcaatattatactgcgatttattttttaaatcgcgTTGTAAATTGaatcgcgtgattaattaatcgaaattaacgtgttaatgtcccagccctaaatataatataatataatataatataatataatataatataatataatataatagcataTTTCCCACCCAGATAACTGTCAGGAGAGACGTCTCCCATCCTGTTGAATGTGGTTTTCCCTGTAGACACATGGATGTCCTGGTATCCCCCTCTCCACTGGTTTGCCCCAACCACACCCACTAGAAGCCTCTCCTGCACACAGGCAAAAGAAGAGGAAGGCCTTACCTTCGAATTCTGAAG encodes:
- the LOC134461947 gene encoding integrin alpha-M-like isoform X2 encodes the protein MMPGLVVALTIACACHAVLGANIESTGWKVFNKPADGFGYRVIQHGPSRVLVSAPLQQQNVDKKGQIYNCRVDSELCSTLDIKDTAVNMSLGLSMTMTETAKMPAKTWVCGPTIPKECPEVTQYGGMCFGLNSNLRQEGPLPLSLEDCKAGADVLFLLDGSGSVKSEQFIEMKGFVKELITALLKYDTRFSIAEYSSHCTIHIQFDQFARTQWEQQLNSITQSRGVTTTASSILKVVNEGFVTRAGARDDAKKILIVITDGVMYMDTIKYSDAIGPANKKNITRFAIGIGGAFDDESAKDELKAIASAPVDKHMFKVDSFEALKEISSTLETSIIAIEGSQTVGDSTKMEFAQNGFSAAVVSSPEERLLVGVVGANQWRGGYQDIHVSTGKTTFNRMGDVSPDSYLGYSMAVAVRQGQSYIVMGAPRYEHKGLLMVISPDGTRKTFTQPQRVIEIKESGTLLGLDGERGRFGWALASLADLNGDEIRDVAVGAPLEDNGQGSLYIFNGRTGGINPTYSQRIVGSSVRSGLRFFGWTVAPSALDQSGDRLPDIAVGSKGAVLLLRSRPLVSIATDVSFQPSIIPTSVSQCAGVENITASVCFNMAKVTSDTFTGLQAEINYTLSLDTTRSIPRAFFTSVSEEKTMSGAVTVSLGNKNCFDLPFHVQCQTVDVVNPIVVEVALLFHGLPIQAASQLKPQLDSSSATTTIDMLNFEMDCGPDRVCIDNIYLSIDFPGLSTIEVGIAENMIVVVTVENRGEDSYSTRVSLSYPPGLSYRTVTKKQGRVDCTSLDSTDEVSLGKTDCRINTPILKAGDKATFELQYGIDGNHDFGDRVTIQAQAFSNNENHADGSHLTNSKDIAAKYSIYVLTTRFEGTTSYINFTAGNYHSQKPVRHSLQVTNALRDLNLTVVISVPVRLQDKDLWAGANSLHIDGCTAGQELKPAITDLQQVFKNTKEPTLNCSIAVCLEFRCASYMPKRSQNHYSISGNVSSAWIEQTGLRSALFRLVTSATLEYDNNKYIFFSSDSSRQPPVTRIQTNVELYEVPDLTKEIIGGVVGGLLVLILLTVGLTKSGFFKSSYQQKLLEAEAEGDGGEPPGAE
- the LOC134461947 gene encoding integrin alpha-M-like isoform X1; amino-acid sequence: MMPGLVVALTIACACHAVLGANIESTGWKVFNKPADGFGYRVIQHGPSRVLVSAPLQQQNVDKKGQIYNCRVDSELCSTLDIKDTAVNMSLGLSMTMTETAKMPAKTWVCGPTIPKECPEVTQYGGMCFGLNSNLRQEGPLPLSLEDCKAGADVLFLLDGSGSVKSEQFIEMKGFVKELITALLKYDTRFSIAEYSSHCTIHIQFDQFARTQWEQQLNSITQSRGVTTTASSILKVVNEGFVTRAGARDDAKKILIVITDGVMYMDTIKYSDAIGPANKKNITRFAIGIGGAFDDESAKDELKAIASAPVDKHMFKVDSFEALKEISSTLETSIIAIEGSQTVGDSTKMEFAQNGFSAAVVSSPEERLLVGVVGANQWRGGYQDIHVSTGKTTFNRMGDVSPDSYLGYSMAVAVRQGQSYIVMGAPRYEHKGLLMVISPDGTRKTFTQPQPQIGAYFGAEVCVVDLDGDSNTDLILASAPMHTEEGREGSVFEYKLKFGNKRVIEIKESGTLLGLDGERGRFGWALASLADLNGDEIRDVAVGAPLEDNGQGSLYIFNGRTGGINPTYSQRIVGSSVRSGLRFFGWTVAPSALDQSGDRLPDIAVGSKGAVLLLRSRPLVSIATDVSFQPSIIPTSVSQCAGVENITASVCFNMAKVTSDTFTGLQAEINYTLSLDTTRSIPRAFFTSVSEEKTMSGAVTVSLGNKNCFDLPFHVQCQTVDVVNPIVVEVALLFHGLPIQAASQLKPQLDSSSATTTIDMLNFEMDCGPDRVCIDNIYLSIDFPGLSTIEVGIAENMIVVVTVENRGEDSYSTRVSLSYPPGLSYRTVTKKQGRVDCTSLDSTDEVSLGKTDCRINTPILKAGDKATFELQYGIDGNHDFGDRVTIQAQAFSNNENHADGSHLTNSKDIAAKYSIYVLTTRFEGTTSYINFTAGNYHSQKPVRHSLQVTNALRDLNLTVVISVPVRLQDKDLWAGANSLHIDGCTAGQELKPAITDLQQVFKNTKEPTLNCSIAVCLEFRCASYMPKRSQNHYSISGNVSSAWIEQTGLRSALFRLVTSATLEYDNNKYIFFSSDSSRQPPVTRIQTNVELYEVPDLTKEIIGGVVGGLLVLILLTVGLTKSGFFKSSYQQKLLEAEAEGDGGEPPGAE